One Kitasatospora sp. NBC_01287 DNA window includes the following coding sequences:
- a CDS encoding sensor histidine kinase: MIRGIRPLLRGSTYSGALFAYCAAPASLPLLPFALLPVLAWRSAPEGVRAALVLLVWAALIGVLGLARTTRRALVACARRLLRVPLPDPAATPAGADRWRTPLWLLLHVTLGWTGGLASGVLIVAGLTLPGNWLHGEGRMALFGWSARVTGGWGSWVAAVGCLLLAAAVCAVVAGVLRWSAPRLLGPSSAERLALAAERELRLAERNRLAHELHDSIGHTLTATTIQAAVAGEVLAADPAAARAALRSIEESTRAALADLDYVLGVLREEQAGRAPTRTLADLPELLERLRHAGAVVEPELSGELALVRGTLSRAAYRILQEGLTNALRHGAGGPIEVRVAAAPDGLELSVVNRTASGADAGSGGTTGSGRGAFPTSGHGLAGLAERVRLLHGEIEAGPAGAGLWRLAVRLPVRVSA; the protein is encoded by the coding sequence ATGATCAGGGGAATACGGCCGCTGCTGCGCGGCTCCACGTACTCGGGCGCGCTCTTCGCCTACTGCGCCGCGCCGGCGAGCCTGCCACTGCTGCCGTTCGCCCTGCTACCGGTGCTGGCCTGGCGGTCCGCTCCGGAGGGGGTCCGGGCCGCGCTGGTCCTGCTGGTCTGGGCGGCCCTGATCGGTGTGCTCGGGCTGGCCCGCACCACGCGGCGGGCGCTGGTCGCCTGCGCCCGCCGGTTGCTGAGGGTGCCGCTGCCGGATCCCGCCGCCACGCCGGCCGGTGCCGACCGCTGGCGGACCCCGCTGTGGCTGCTGCTGCACGTGACGCTGGGGTGGACGGGGGGCCTGGCGAGCGGTGTGCTGATCGTGGCGGGCCTGACCCTGCCGGGGAACTGGCTGCACGGCGAGGGGCGGATGGCCCTCTTCGGCTGGTCGGCGCGGGTGACGGGCGGCTGGGGCAGCTGGGTGGCGGCGGTCGGCTGCCTGCTGCTGGCGGCGGCCGTGTGCGCCGTGGTGGCGGGCGTACTGCGGTGGTCGGCGCCCAGGCTGCTGGGCCCCTCGTCGGCCGAGCGGCTCGCGCTGGCGGCGGAGCGGGAGCTGCGGCTGGCCGAACGCAACCGGCTGGCGCACGAGTTGCACGACTCGATCGGGCACACGCTGACGGCCACCACGATCCAGGCGGCGGTGGCGGGCGAGGTGCTGGCCGCCGACCCGGCGGCGGCGCGGGCCGCGCTGCGCAGCATCGAGGAGTCGACCCGCGCGGCGCTGGCGGACCTGGACTACGTGCTGGGCGTGTTGCGCGAGGAGCAGGCGGGCAGGGCGCCGACGCGGACCCTGGCCGATCTGCCCGAGTTGCTGGAGCGGCTGCGGCACGCGGGGGCGGTGGTGGAGCCGGAGCTGTCCGGCGAGTTGGCGCTGGTGCGGGGCACGCTCTCGCGGGCGGCGTACCGGATCCTTCAGGAGGGGCTGACGAACGCGCTGCGGCACGGCGCGGGCGGTCCGATCGAGGTGCGGGTGGCGGCCGCTCCGGACGGGCTGGAGCTGAGCGTGGTCAACCGCACCGCGTCGGGAGCCGATGCGGGCTCGGGCGGAACCACGGGCTCGGGCCGGGGAGCCTTCCCGACGTCGGGGCACGGCCTGGCCGGACTGGCCGAGCGGGTGCGGCTGCTGCACGGTGAGATCGAGGCCGGCCCGGCCGGGGCGGGGCTCTGGCGGCTGGCGGTCCGGCTGCCGGTGCGGGTGTCGGCGTGA
- a CDS encoding response regulator transcription factor, whose product MLIADDDEVTRSGLRTLLAAQPGISVVGEAGDGVEAVERVRLLAPDVVLMDVRMPRLNGIEATRRLLTAPAEAAGSAAAPKVVVITTFENDDYVTAALSAGASGFVLKRLPVRQIAEAVRVVAAGEAILFPAALRRMVTARPPGSAQALPRAALTGREEQVLRSMATGLSNPEIAQALTVSLETVKTHVGNVLTKLGAQNRTHAVVIAYESGLVVPGFAT is encoded by the coding sequence CTGCTGATCGCGGACGACGACGAGGTGACCCGCAGCGGTCTGCGCACGCTGCTCGCCGCGCAGCCGGGGATCTCCGTGGTCGGGGAGGCCGGTGACGGTGTCGAGGCGGTCGAACGGGTGCGGCTGCTGGCGCCGGACGTGGTCCTGATGGATGTGCGGATGCCGCGACTCAACGGGATCGAGGCCACCCGGCGGTTGCTGACCGCTCCCGCCGAGGCGGCGGGGTCGGCCGCGGCGCCGAAGGTCGTGGTGATCACCACCTTCGAGAACGACGACTACGTCACCGCCGCACTCAGCGCGGGGGCCAGCGGGTTCGTGCTCAAGCGGCTGCCGGTCCGCCAGATCGCCGAGGCGGTGCGGGTGGTGGCGGCGGGAGAGGCGATCCTCTTCCCGGCGGCCCTGCGCCGGATGGTCACCGCCCGCCCGCCCGGTTCGGCCCAGGCGCTGCCCAGGGCGGCGCTGACCGGGCGCGAGGAGCAGGTGCTGCGGTCGATGGCCACCGGCCTGTCCAACCCGGAGATCGCGCAGGCCCTCACGGTGAGCCTGGAGACGGTGAAGACCCACGTCGGCAACGTGCTGACCAAGCTCGGCGCGCAGAACCGGACCCACGCCGTGGTGATCGCCTACGAATCCGGCCTGGTGGTACCGGGATTCGCCACCTGA
- a CDS encoding response regulator transcription factor: MTIRVVLADDQPLVRAALRMVIADAPDLEVVGEAANGAEAVELTASLEPDVVVMDIRMPGMDGIEATRQITTGPGKTQIVVLTTFDDDDYVYGALRAGASGFLVKDMALDEILAAVRVVAAGESLIAPSVTRRLIKEFARRPSSGAAAKPRRTITGITDREREVLILIGQGQSNTELAENLVISVTTAKTYVTRLLAKLNARDRVQLVIIAYEAGLVTP; this comes from the coding sequence ATGACGATCCGCGTGGTCCTGGCCGACGACCAGCCGCTGGTGCGCGCCGCCTTGCGGATGGTGATCGCCGACGCGCCCGACCTGGAGGTGGTCGGTGAGGCCGCCAACGGCGCCGAGGCGGTCGAGCTGACCGCCTCCCTGGAGCCCGACGTCGTGGTGATGGACATCCGGATGCCCGGCATGGACGGCATCGAGGCCACCCGGCAGATCACCACCGGCCCCGGGAAGACCCAGATCGTGGTGCTCACCACCTTCGACGACGACGACTATGTTTACGGCGCACTGCGGGCCGGCGCCTCCGGCTTCCTGGTCAAGGACATGGCGCTGGACGAGATCCTGGCCGCGGTACGGGTGGTCGCCGCCGGCGAAAGCCTGATCGCCCCCAGCGTCACCCGCCGGCTGATCAAGGAGTTCGCGCGCCGCCCCTCGTCCGGGGCCGCCGCCAAGCCGCGGCGGACGATCACCGGCATCACCGACCGGGAGCGCGAGGTGCTCATCCTGATCGGCCAAGGACAGTCCAACACCGAACTGGCCGAAAACCTCGTGATCAGTGTCACCACCGCCAAAACCTATGTGACCCGGCTGCTGGCCAAGCTCAACGCCCGCGACCGGGTCCAACTGGTGATCATCGCCTATGAGGCCGGCCTGGTGACCCCGTAG